In the genome of Ovis canadensis isolate MfBH-ARS-UI-01 breed Bighorn chromosome 21, ARS-UI_OviCan_v2, whole genome shotgun sequence, the window TCAGAGGCCGCCTGGCGCCGCGCCGAGCCCACCGCGGCCCCGCTGACCTTTAGCAGAAGCAGGACGGGCCCCGGGAGCGGCCTGGAGGTAACCGAGCTAAGGCCGAGTCGGCAGGGCGGGGACACGGCCACGGCCGAGGGGTCCTCACCCCAGGTCCCCTTTCCTCCCGCAGGACGCGGTATGGCTGCAGGAAATTTCCAATCTGTCCGAGTGGCTGAGTTCTGGGCCTGGGCCCTGAACCTGGCGCCCTTCCCGGCGCTTCCACACCCACCCAGCCGCCTCCGGGGTCGCCTGTTCCGTTTTTCAATAAACCTGCTCCGCACGTGCACCTTCTGCTTCAGTGTCGGGACGGGACGGGGGCGGGGACGGGGACCGCGCCGTCGGATGACGTCAGCCACGCTTCCGGCAGGCGCGGGCCGGGCGGCAGCGGGATCGCGTCACTGCGGCGCGCCGCGGGTCCGGGCGCGATGGCGGCGCTGGGCGGGGACGGGCTTCGCCTGCTGTCGGTGTCGCGGCCAGAGCGGCAGCCCGAGGCGGCGGCTCTGGGCGGTCCAGGCCCCGGACTGTGCTGCTGGGTGTCTGTGTTCTCTTGTCTCAGCCTCGCCTGCTCCTACGTGGGCAGCCTCTACGTCTGGAAGAGCGAGCTGCCCAGGTGCGGGGGCTGCGCGCGCGGCCGGAACCCGCGCCTCCGCGGggcggggctgtgggcgggacttGGCGAAGAGAGGGCGGGCCCGCGCCCTCAAGGGTGGCCGTGGGCCCCCTGAACTTACTGCCTCCTCCTTAGGGACCATCCTGCAGTCATAAAGCGGCGCTTCACCAGTGTCCTGGTGGTGTCAAGTCTCTCGCCCCTCTGCGTGCTACTCTGGAGGGAACTTACAGGCATCCAGGTGCGAAGGAGGCGGGGCAGAGGGCGGCGGGCGAGCGATCTCAGGACtccaggggagggagagagactgaTGCCCCCTTTCCTGTGGCTCAGCCAGGCACATCCCTGCTTACCCTGATGGGATTCAGGCTGGAGGGCATTTTCCCAGCAGCgctgctgcccctgctgctgACCATGGTGAGTGCTCCTGCTGTGTCTTTCCTTCTCTGCTCTTCGTCGTTAGTGAGACCCTCCTTTTTTTCCTAATCCTGGTTGTGCCCAGCTGTTGACTGGTGAGAGACAAGAATTGTGAGATGGCCCAGGGCCCTCGGGTATGCATAGGTGGGAAATCCTGGCAGAAAACGGGAAGCCTGAAATCTCCTGAGGCCGTGTCAGGGCAAGAGCAGAGGATTGTGAGCCTTTCCTTTGATTGCTCCTGTTTTTCTGTCCTCAGATCCTTTTCTTGGGCCCACTGATGCAGCTTTCCATGGATTGCCCCTGTGACCTGGCAGATGGCCTGAAGGTTGTCCTAGGTGAGTCCTCAGGGCCAAGGGAAAAAAGTAGGCAGTCCGGGATAATGAGAAGGGATCAGTGTGCTATGGTAGGACCTGAGATGTTCTGTTTCTCAGCAGTAAAATGGGAACACATATCGGGTGGCCTCTAGGAGTCCGTTCCTAATGTCCAGTGAAGCCTGTAGGAACCCCTAGCAGTATTTGGGGTGGACAGGAGAGCTTGTCCGTTGCTTCCCTTGACCTTGGTTTCCTAGAAGAGAACTGGTCCTGGGCAAATTTTGATGTTTCCAGAATTTACTGTCAGGATACTTTGCCTCAGCTACTATTGCTTTTCCCTTTTAGTCCCCTTGGGATATTGTTTTATACTAGGTCTGATAAACTTTGAATCTTAATCTGTTCTCCCAAGTATTTATGGCCAGGGGAGGTTGTGGGAGAGGGGCCCTTGAGGCCTCTGGGTCACTTTGTTCAACAGCTAGTCTCTCATGGCTTGTCTTGAATCCCCTCCCTAGCCCCTCGCTCCTGGGCCCGCTGCCTCACAGATATGCGTTGGCTGAGAAACCAAGTGATCGCCCCCctgacagaggagctggtgttcCGGGCCTGCATGCTGCCCATGTTAGCGCCATGCACGGGCCTGGGCCCTGCTGTGTTCACCTGCCCACTCTTCTTTGGAGTTGGTGAGTTTGTCATGCCTGGTCCTGTTGAGATGGTCCTGGCAGGGAACCAAGAATGGGAAATGGGGGCCAGGGGAGGGCCTGTCCAGCAGGCTGGGAGGAGTGTGACCTGCTTCTCATCTTCCTCTCAGCCCATTTTCACCACATTTTTGAGCAGCTTCGTTTCCGCCAGAGCAGTGTGGGGAGCATCTTTCTGTCTGCAGGTGAGTCCTAGAGAGCTGGCCTGGGGCAGTCCTGGGTTGGGTGCGTGAGGGTGTCCCTGATAGTTGCTCTGGAGGAAGAGTTGGGAACTGAGGGCTCTAGTATTGGAGGGGCTGCTGACCACGGGCTTGGGGTGTAGAGAACAGCCTAGGTGTTGGGGCAGGCAGCCAGGGGAAGGGGGTGTCTCTGGCTGATGGGTGTGCAGTGCTGGGGCAGGAAGGGCATGCAGGTGTGGTCACTCGAGGCCTCCCCGTCTCCAGCGTTCCAGTTCTCCTACACAGCTGTCTTCGGTGCCTACACTGCTTTCCTCTTCATCCGCACAGGTTGGTCCTCAGTCTCTCACGGGTCCCCTGGGGCTCAAGGGCCCACAGGAGTGGGTGGGAAAATGGGAATCTGTGTTTGTTCTAGGAGCAACAAGTTTCTTCTCCCACAGTCCTTGAGACAGGCTgagccagggtcctctgcctgGTGCGGTTTGAGAGGTGGAAGGAAGCAGAGGCCGTGTGTGAGGGTGGATGGGTGGCCGTTGATCTCCTGTTTCGGGGGATGAGGGTCTTAGCCCTGGAAGGGCCTGGGAGGTAGCGGGGCTgctccatggactcctctgtctccctccccaggTCACCTGATTGGGCCGGTTCTCTGCCACTCCTTCTGCAATTACATGGGCTTTCCTGCCGTGTGTGCAGCCCTGGAGCATCCGCAGAGGCGGCCCCTGCTGGCAGGCTATGCCCTGGGTGTGGGACTCTTCCTGCTTCTGCTCCAGCCCCTCACGGACCCTAAGCTCTACGGCAGCCTTCCCCTTTGTGTCCTTTTGGAGCGGGCAGGAGACTCAGAGGCTCCCCTGTGCTCCTGACCCACGCTCCGTACACACTCCTATGAactctcatgggcttcccagccCCTCCCCGTCAAGGAGTACTTCAGGGGAGGAGCTGATGGGAGGCCCCGAGAACTCAGGAATTTTTGTAGGGGATTGAAGCCAGAGCTAGTTGAATCCCAGGgaccaagagaaaggagcagacaTCCCAGGACGTGGCCCCTCCTGAAAGGGTCAAGGAGCAGCCGGGAGTGAGGGACGCGGGGCCCCGGAGCCGAGCACTCCTGCCTCGCCGGGGCCTGCTGCTTCCCTGAGCTGCTCTGTGCCCCCTGCCTCTGAAAAGCTGCTCGGGGGTGGAATTTACAGAACCCCCCCAAACTTCCCAGGGTTTTCTCATTGTCTTTTTGCATCAGGACTTTGTATTGGGATATTAAAGAGATTTAACTTGGGTAACATGGCCTTGGACCTTTGGGGATTAGTCTGTTTGGGGTCTTGAGAACATGCTCCGTGCCCCCAACCTGCCCTGAACACTAACCTCTAGGCAGGTCTGCCTGTGCCCAGGTCCCCGGAGCACTGGACAGGATGGGGCCTCTGGCTGCCCTAAGTCTTCAGTGTGCTTCCTGAGCCGGGCCCCAGGTCCTCACCAGGCGGGACTAGGTGGCACGTGCAGGCTCAGCTcatctgggccccctgcctgcAGCGATGGAGCCTCCAGCCTCTGAGAGGGTGGATAGTCCACTGCGGGCCTTCCACCAGGACCTCCCGGTGTCTGCCAGCCTCACGCC includes:
- the RCE1 gene encoding CAAX prenyl protease 2 isoform X2, coding for MAALGGDGLRLLSVSRPERQPEAAALGGPGPGLCCWVSVFSCLSLACSYVGSLYVWKSELPRDHPAVIKRRFTSVLVVSSLSPLCVLLWRELTGIQPGTSLLTLMGFRLEGIFPAALLPLLLTMILFLGPLMQLSMDCPCDLADGLKVVLAPRSWARCLTDMRWLRNQVIAPLTEELVFRACMLPMLAPCTGLGPAVFTCPLFFGVAHFHHIFEQLRFRQSSVGSIFLSAAFQFSYTAVFGAYTAFLFIRTGHLIGPVLCHSFCNYMGFPAVCAALEHPQRRPLLAGYALGVGLFLLLLQPLTDPKLYGSLPLCVLLERAGDSEAPLCS
- the RCE1 gene encoding CAAX prenyl protease 2 isoform X1, translated to MGFRLEGIFPAALLPLLLTMILFLGPLMQLSMDCPCDLADGLKVVLAPRSWARCLTDMRWLRNQVIAPLTEELVFRACMLPMLAPCTGLGPAVFTCPLFFGVAHFHHIFEQLRFRQSSVGSIFLSAAFQFSYTAVFGAYTAFLFIRTGHLIGPVLCHSFCNYMGFPAVCAALEHPQRRPLLAGYALGVGLFLLLLQPLTDPKLYGSLPLCVLLERAGDSEAPLCS